Proteins from a genomic interval of Kitasatospora herbaricolor:
- a CDS encoding PucR family transcriptional regulator: MLPTVARVLDLEVMRRGLPQVVAGAAHLERPVRWVHVSELPDVAGMLQGGELVLTTGIALPEDRDGLARYVRELDEVGVAGLVIEFGRRYFDTLPRALVHAAEQRGLPLIALRRELRFVAVTEAVHALVVNAQLEQLRTSEAVHQVFNELAVEGAEPGEVVRQVARMAGAPVVLENLAHQVLAHDTAGRPETELLEGWERRSRGVRPPGRTGHDPRSGWLVTAVGARGQDWGRLILVDDPGPLPDGTAHPHAMLLERGAATLALNRLVLRDRESLERQTHRTLLSGILTHALTVSEVALRAQALGVPLEGRRLVGVVLRQRRGPSPAALEAQARLRDFTELAATAVRTCRLPALVGALDDEGVGVLIALGSQQDEHAALDAFAAALRKLAADSGREAGGGEGRQAAQAIQPVVAVGSSVGSVRDARRTLLEATQVADAALHDAPGGRAAAYYRLPDVRLRGLLHLLRDDARLQTYVERELGPLLAHDAEHGGQLVQMLRIYLEQGRNKSAAADAAHLSRPSFYDRLHKVERILAVDLDQVESCLSLHVALLALDAVRR, encoded by the coding sequence GTGCTCCCCACCGTCGCCCGCGTACTCGACCTGGAGGTGATGCGGCGCGGCCTGCCCCAGGTGGTGGCCGGCGCGGCCCACCTGGAACGACCGGTCCGCTGGGTCCACGTCAGCGAACTGCCGGACGTCGCCGGCATGCTGCAGGGCGGCGAGCTGGTGCTCACCACGGGCATCGCGCTGCCCGAGGACCGCGACGGCCTGGCCAGGTACGTCCGCGAGCTGGACGAGGTCGGGGTCGCCGGGCTGGTGATCGAGTTCGGGCGGCGCTACTTCGACACCCTGCCGCGCGCCCTGGTGCACGCCGCCGAGCAGCGCGGCCTGCCGCTGATCGCGCTCCGTCGGGAGCTGCGCTTCGTCGCCGTCACCGAGGCCGTGCACGCCCTGGTGGTCAACGCCCAGCTGGAGCAGCTGCGCACCTCCGAGGCGGTGCACCAGGTCTTCAACGAGCTCGCGGTGGAGGGCGCCGAGCCCGGCGAGGTGGTCCGGCAGGTGGCCCGGATGGCCGGCGCCCCCGTGGTGCTGGAGAACCTCGCCCACCAGGTGCTGGCCCACGACACCGCCGGCCGCCCCGAGACGGAACTGCTGGAGGGCTGGGAGCGCCGCTCGCGCGGGGTCCGGCCGCCCGGGCGCACCGGTCACGACCCGCGCAGCGGCTGGCTGGTGACGGCGGTCGGCGCCCGCGGGCAGGACTGGGGACGGCTGATCCTGGTCGACGACCCCGGCCCGCTGCCGGACGGTACCGCGCACCCGCACGCGATGCTGCTGGAGCGCGGCGCCGCCACCCTGGCGCTCAACCGCCTGGTACTGCGCGACCGGGAGAGCCTGGAGCGGCAGACCCATCGCACCCTGCTGTCGGGCATCCTCACCCACGCCCTGACCGTGTCCGAGGTGGCCCTGCGGGCCCAGGCGCTCGGTGTGCCGCTGGAGGGCCGGCGGCTGGTCGGCGTGGTGCTGCGGCAGCGGCGCGGGCCGAGCCCGGCCGCGCTGGAGGCGCAGGCGAGGCTGCGGGACTTCACCGAACTGGCGGCCACCGCGGTCCGCACCTGCCGGCTGCCCGCCCTGGTCGGCGCCCTGGACGACGAGGGCGTCGGGGTGCTGATCGCGCTCGGCTCGCAGCAGGACGAGCACGCCGCGCTGGACGCCTTCGCGGCGGCGCTGCGCAAGCTGGCCGCCGACAGCGGCCGGGAGGCGGGCGGCGGCGAGGGCCGGCAGGCGGCGCAGGCGATCCAGCCGGTGGTGGCCGTCGGCTCCTCGGTCGGCTCCGTCCGGGACGCCCGGCGCACCCTGCTGGAGGCCACCCAGGTCGCCGACGCCGCCCTGCACGACGCGCCGGGCGGGCGCGCCGCCGCCTACTACCGCCTGCCGGACGTCCGGCTGCGCGGTCTGCTGCACCTGCTGCGGGACGACGCCCGGCTGCAGACCTACGTCGAACGGGAGCTGGGCCCGCTGCTGGCCCACGACGCCGAGCACGGCGGCCAGTTGGTGCAGATGCTGCGGATCTACCTGGAGCAGGGCCGCAACAAGTCGGCCGCGGCGGACGCGGCGCACCTGTCCAGGCCGTCGTTCTACGACCGGCTGCACAAGGTCGAGCGGATCCTGGCCGTCGACCTGGACCAGGTGGAGTCCTGCCTGTCCCTGCACGTGGCGCTGCTGGCGCTGGACGCCGTCCGCCGCTGA
- a CDS encoding ABC transporter ATP-binding protein, producing the protein MSAAPPDNDVLWARGIVKSHHGTPALRGVSLGVQVGEVLAVTGPRGSGKSTLLGCLSALLPVDEGEVWFNSSPVHTLGRTGRARLRRDRFGFVGSQPHLVPELTARENVALPLLLAGAGNKAAYTAADEWLERLDIADTRRLRPERLVQSQRQRIAVARALAPLPSVVFADDPTAPLHREAADQVLRILSSAARSHQLTLVLATHDPELARYADRSVALADGRLTPSAAPVPGTGPVAIAAGTGSSAVPATPR; encoded by the coding sequence ATGTCAGCGGCCCCGCCTGACAACGACGTGCTGTGGGCCCGAGGGATCGTCAAGTCCCACCACGGCACTCCCGCGCTGCGCGGCGTCTCACTGGGCGTCCAGGTCGGCGAGGTGCTAGCCGTCACCGGCCCCCGGGGATCCGGCAAGAGCACCCTGCTCGGCTGCCTCTCCGCCCTCCTGCCGGTCGACGAGGGGGAGGTCTGGTTCAACAGCTCCCCCGTGCACACCCTCGGCCGCACCGGCCGTGCCCGGCTGCGCCGCGACCGCTTCGGCTTCGTCGGCTCGCAGCCGCACCTGGTACCGGAACTGACGGCCCGGGAGAACGTCGCGCTGCCCCTGCTGCTGGCCGGCGCCGGCAACAAGGCCGCCTACACGGCCGCCGACGAATGGCTGGAGCGGCTCGACATCGCCGACACCCGCCGGCTGCGGCCCGAACGCCTCGTGCAGAGCCAGCGGCAGCGGATCGCGGTCGCCCGCGCCCTCGCCCCGCTGCCGTCCGTCGTCTTCGCCGACGACCCCACAGCGCCGCTGCACCGCGAGGCCGCCGACCAGGTCCTACGGATACTGTCCAGCGCCGCCCGCTCGCACCAGCTCACCCTCGTCCTGGCCACCCACGACCCCGAACTCGCCCGGTACGCGGACCGCTCCGTCGCGCTGGCCGACGGGCGTCTGACCCCGTCCGCCGCGCCCGTGCCCGGCACCGGGCCCGTCGCGATCGCCGCCGGCACCGGCTCGTCGGCCGTCCCGGCCACCCCCCGGTAG
- a CDS encoding polyamine ABC transporter substrate-binding protein has translation MRSTLTRRAVLGSAGLLGAGALAGCGIPAAYVPEARRAGDDRSTQDQALAFSNWTQYIDVDEDTGGRPTLDAFSEETGISVTYTEDINDNDEFFGKMGPVLTQGSDPGRDLMVVSDWMAGRYVSLGWVQALDRTAMPNVAEHLDPQLAHPGFDPGRAHSVPWQSGITGIAYNRKELGREIRTTADLWAPDLKGRVTLFAGLDEAIGLLMLADGADIAAFGADDAHRAMDRVQRLVDSRHIRRFTGNDYTSDLASGAALACQAYSGDAIQLKADNPDIEFVVPEEGGELWAESLLVPNRARHKRNAELLVDYYYRPEVAAELAAAVQYICPVPAAREVLADSGDAERAALAEEPLIFPTEEMRARLRTMRDVTAAERPDLHRVWGRITGV, from the coding sequence ATGCGCTCCACGCTCACCCGCCGCGCCGTCCTGGGCAGTGCCGGACTGCTCGGCGCCGGCGCCCTGGCCGGCTGCGGAATCCCCGCCGCGTACGTGCCCGAGGCACGACGCGCCGGCGACGACCGCTCCACGCAGGACCAGGCGCTCGCCTTCTCCAACTGGACGCAGTACATCGACGTCGACGAGGACACCGGCGGCCGGCCCACCCTCGACGCGTTCAGCGAGGAGACCGGCATCTCGGTGACGTACACCGAGGACATCAACGACAACGACGAGTTCTTCGGCAAGATGGGCCCGGTGCTCACCCAGGGCAGCGATCCCGGCCGGGACCTGATGGTGGTCAGCGACTGGATGGCCGGGCGCTACGTCTCGCTCGGCTGGGTGCAGGCCCTGGACCGGACGGCGATGCCGAACGTCGCCGAGCACCTCGACCCGCAGCTGGCCCACCCCGGCTTCGACCCCGGGCGGGCGCACAGCGTGCCCTGGCAGTCCGGGATCACCGGCATCGCGTACAACCGCAAGGAACTCGGCCGGGAGATCAGGACCACCGCGGACCTCTGGGCCCCCGACCTCAAGGGCCGGGTCACCCTCTTCGCCGGGCTGGACGAGGCGATCGGCCTGCTGATGCTCGCCGACGGCGCGGACATCGCCGCCTTCGGGGCCGACGACGCGCACCGGGCGATGGACCGGGTGCAGCGGCTCGTCGACAGCCGGCACATCCGCCGTTTCACCGGCAACGACTACACCAGCGATCTGGCCTCCGGCGCGGCTCTCGCCTGCCAGGCCTACTCCGGCGACGCGATCCAGCTGAAGGCCGACAACCCCGACATCGAGTTCGTCGTCCCCGAGGAGGGCGGCGAGCTCTGGGCGGAGAGCCTGCTGGTGCCCAACCGGGCGCGGCACAAGCGCAACGCCGAGCTGCTGGTCGACTACTACTACCGGCCCGAGGTCGCGGCCGAACTCGCCGCCGCCGTCCAGTACATCTGCCCGGTGCCGGCCGCCCGCGAGGTCCTGGCCGACAGCGGGGACGCGGAGCGCGCCGCACTCGCCGAGGAGCCGCTGATCTTCCCCACCGAGGAGATGCGCGCCCGGCTGCGCACCATGCGGGACGTCACCGCGGCGGAGCGGCCCGACCTGCACCGCGTCTGGGGCCGGATCACCGGCGTCTGA
- a CDS encoding aspartate aminotransferase family protein: MSADPAQKDLSKTAYDHLWMHFTRMSSYENSPVPTIVKGEGTYVWDDKGKKYLDGLAGLFVVQAGHGREELAEAAAKQAKELAFFPVWSYAHPKAVELAERLANYAPGDLNKVFFSTGGGEAVETAWKLAKQYFKLTGKPTKYKVISRAVAYHGTPQGALSITGLPGLKAPFEPLVPGTHKAPNTNIYRAPAFLERDGVVDPEAYGRWCADEIEVAILNEGADTVAAVFVEPVQNAGGCFPPPPGYFARLREICDRHDVLLVSDEVICAFGRLGTMFGADKFGYQPDMITCAKGMTSGYSPIGATIISDRLAEPFYKGDNTFLHGYTFGGHPVSSAVALANLDIFEREGLNQHVLDNEANFLGTLDKLRDLPIVGDVRGNGYFYGIELVKDKVTKESFNDDEVERVLYGFLSKALFDNGLYCRADDRGDPVIQLAPPLISDQSTFDEIEQILRVSLTDAWAKI, translated from the coding sequence ATGAGCGCCGACCCGGCACAGAAGGACCTTTCGAAGACCGCCTACGACCACCTGTGGATGCACTTCACCCGCATGTCGTCGTACGAGAACTCCCCCGTGCCGACGATCGTCAAGGGCGAGGGCACCTACGTCTGGGACGACAAGGGCAAGAAGTACCTGGACGGGCTCGCCGGCCTGTTCGTCGTCCAGGCCGGCCACGGCCGCGAGGAGCTGGCCGAGGCCGCCGCCAAGCAGGCCAAGGAGCTGGCCTTCTTCCCGGTGTGGAGCTACGCCCACCCGAAGGCCGTGGAACTCGCCGAGCGCCTGGCCAACTACGCCCCGGGCGACCTCAACAAGGTCTTCTTCTCCACCGGTGGCGGCGAGGCCGTCGAGACCGCCTGGAAGCTGGCCAAGCAGTACTTCAAGCTGACCGGCAAGCCGACCAAGTACAAGGTCATCTCGCGCGCCGTCGCGTACCACGGGACCCCGCAGGGCGCCCTGTCCATCACCGGCCTGCCGGGCCTGAAGGCGCCGTTCGAGCCGCTGGTGCCGGGCACCCACAAGGCCCCGAACACCAACATCTACCGCGCCCCCGCCTTCCTGGAGCGCGACGGCGTGGTCGACCCCGAGGCCTACGGCCGCTGGTGCGCCGACGAGATCGAGGTCGCGATCCTCAACGAGGGTGCCGACACCGTCGCCGCCGTCTTCGTCGAGCCGGTGCAGAACGCCGGCGGCTGCTTCCCGCCGCCGCCCGGGTACTTCGCCCGCCTGCGCGAGATCTGCGACCGCCACGACGTGCTGCTCGTCTCGGACGAGGTCATCTGCGCCTTCGGCCGCCTGGGCACCATGTTCGGCGCCGACAAGTTCGGCTACCAGCCCGACATGATCACCTGTGCCAAGGGCATGACCTCGGGCTACTCCCCGATCGGCGCCACGATCATCTCGGACCGCCTCGCCGAGCCGTTCTACAAGGGTGACAACACCTTCCTGCACGGCTACACCTTCGGCGGCCACCCGGTCTCCTCCGCGGTGGCGCTGGCCAACCTCGACATCTTCGAGCGCGAGGGCCTGAACCAGCACGTCCTGGACAACGAGGCGAACTTCCTCGGCACCCTGGACAAGCTGCGCGACCTCCCGATCGTCGGCGACGTGCGCGGCAACGGGTACTTCTACGGCATCGAGCTGGTCAAGGACAAGGTCACCAAGGAGTCGTTCAACGACGACGAGGTCGAGCGCGTGCTCTACGGCTTCCTCTCGAAGGCGCTCTTCGACAACGGCCTGTACTGCCGTGCCGACGACCGTGGCGACCCGGTCATCCAGCTGGCCCCGCCGCTGATCTCCGACCAGTCGACCTTCGACGAGATCGAGCAGATCCTGCGGGTCAGCCTCACCGACGCGTGGGCCAAGATCTAG
- a CDS encoding aspartate aminotransferase family protein: MSIPTADSAAGQAVKAADRAHVFHSWSAQALIDPLAVAGAEGSYFWDYEGNRYLDFSSQLVNTNIGHQHPKVVAAIQEQAAKLCTIAPGFAVESRSEAARLIAERTPGDLDKIFFTNGGAEAVENAIRMARLHTGRQKVMSTYRSYHGATANAIALTGDPRRWANETGVSGIVHFWGPYAYRSPFHSENEAQECERALAHLEETIAFEGPHTVAAVILETVVGTAGVLVPPAGYLAGVREICDRYGIVFILDEVMAGFGRTGEWFAADNWDVVPDLLTFAKGVNSGYVPLGGVAISPAIAATFAERPFPGGLTYSGHPLACASAVATINAMAEEGIVENAKRIGEDVLGPGLRELAERHPSIGEVRGLGVFWALDLVKNRETREPLVPYNAAGAANAPMAELAAACKQRGLWPFVNMNRFHVVPPCTVTEEEAKSGLAVLDEVLSLTDAHTV; the protein is encoded by the coding sequence ATGAGCATCCCCACCGCTGACTCAGCCGCCGGGCAGGCAGTCAAGGCCGCCGACCGCGCGCACGTCTTCCACTCGTGGTCCGCCCAGGCACTGATCGACCCCCTCGCGGTGGCCGGGGCCGAGGGCTCGTACTTCTGGGACTACGAGGGCAACCGCTACCTCGACTTCTCCTCCCAGCTGGTGAACACCAACATCGGGCACCAGCACCCCAAGGTGGTCGCCGCGATCCAGGAGCAGGCCGCCAAGCTCTGCACCATCGCGCCGGGCTTCGCCGTCGAGTCGCGCAGCGAGGCCGCCCGGCTGATCGCCGAGCGCACCCCCGGCGACCTGGACAAGATCTTCTTCACCAACGGCGGCGCCGAGGCCGTGGAGAACGCCATCCGGATGGCCCGGCTGCACACCGGCCGGCAGAAGGTCATGTCGACCTACCGCTCGTACCACGGCGCCACGGCCAACGCGATCGCCCTCACCGGCGACCCGCGCCGCTGGGCCAACGAGACCGGCGTCTCCGGCATCGTGCACTTCTGGGGCCCGTACGCCTACCGCTCCCCGTTCCACTCCGAGAACGAGGCGCAGGAGTGCGAGCGCGCACTGGCGCACCTGGAGGAGACCATCGCCTTCGAGGGCCCGCACACCGTCGCGGCGGTCATCCTGGAGACGGTGGTCGGCACCGCTGGCGTCCTCGTCCCGCCGGCCGGCTACCTGGCGGGCGTCCGCGAGATCTGCGACCGCTACGGGATCGTCTTCATCCTGGACGAGGTGATGGCCGGGTTCGGCCGCACCGGGGAGTGGTTCGCCGCCGACAACTGGGACGTCGTCCCCGACCTGCTGACCTTCGCCAAGGGCGTCAACTCCGGCTACGTGCCGCTGGGCGGCGTGGCGATCAGCCCCGCCATCGCGGCCACCTTCGCGGAGCGGCCGTTCCCCGGCGGGCTCACCTACTCCGGCCACCCGCTCGCCTGCGCCTCCGCCGTGGCGACCATCAACGCGATGGCCGAGGAGGGCATCGTGGAGAACGCCAAGCGGATCGGCGAGGACGTGCTCGGCCCGGGCCTGCGCGAGCTGGCCGAGCGCCACCCCTCGATCGGCGAGGTCCGCGGCCTCGGCGTGTTCTGGGCGCTCGACCTGGTGAAGAACCGCGAGACCCGCGAGCCGCTGGTGCCCTACAACGCGGCCGGCGCCGCCAACGCGCCGATGGCCGAGCTGGCCGCCGCCTGCAAGCAGCGCGGCCTGTGGCCCTTCGTCAACATGAACCGCTTCCACGTGGTCCCGCCGTGCACCGTCACCGAGGAGGAGGCCAAGAGCGGCCTCGCCGTCCTCGACGAGGTGCTGTCGCTGACCGACGCGCACACCGTCTGA
- the rlmN gene encoding 23S rRNA (adenine(2503)-C(2))-methyltransferase RlmN, whose product MPAPGELTFVAPRGAKPPRHLADLSPAERKEAVAELGEQPFRAKQLSNHYFGRMSNDPGEWTDIPAASREKLTEALLPELMSVVRHVSCDDDTTRKTLWKLFDGTLVESVLMRYPDRVTMCISSQAGCGMNCPFCATGQAGLTRNLSTAEIVEQIAAGMRALKAGEIPGGEARLSNVVFMGMGEPLANFNRVLKSIRRLTDPAPDGFGMSQRGITVSTVGLVPAMNRLADEELSVRLALSLHAPDDELRDELVPVNTRWKVAEVLDAAWNYAEKSGRRISIEYALIKDINDQAWRADLLGRLIKKHRVHVNLIPLNPTPGSKWTASRPEDEREFVRVLQSHGVPTTVRDTRGQEIDGACGQLAAAG is encoded by the coding sequence ATGCCTGCACCCGGAGAACTGACCTTTGTCGCGCCGCGTGGCGCCAAGCCCCCGCGACACCTCGCCGATCTCAGCCCCGCCGAGCGCAAGGAGGCCGTCGCCGAGCTGGGCGAGCAGCCGTTCCGCGCCAAGCAGCTGTCCAACCACTACTTCGGCCGGATGTCCAACGACCCGGGCGAGTGGACGGACATCCCCGCGGCCAGCCGCGAGAAGCTGACCGAGGCGCTGCTGCCCGAGCTGATGTCGGTCGTGCGCCACGTCTCGTGCGACGACGACACCACGCGCAAGACGTTGTGGAAGCTGTTCGACGGCACGCTCGTCGAGTCGGTGCTGATGCGCTACCCGGACCGGGTCACCATGTGCATCAGCTCGCAGGCCGGCTGCGGCATGAACTGCCCGTTCTGCGCGACCGGCCAGGCCGGCCTGACCCGCAACCTGTCGACCGCCGAGATCGTCGAGCAGATCGCCGCCGGCATGCGCGCGCTGAAGGCCGGGGAGATCCCGGGCGGCGAGGCGCGACTGTCCAACGTGGTGTTCATGGGCATGGGCGAGCCGCTCGCCAACTTCAACCGGGTCCTGAAGTCGATCCGCCGCCTCACCGACCCCGCGCCGGACGGCTTCGGGATGTCCCAGCGCGGCATCACGGTCTCGACGGTCGGTCTGGTCCCCGCCATGAACCGGCTGGCGGACGAGGAGCTGAGCGTGCGTCTGGCGCTCTCCCTGCACGCCCCGGACGACGAGCTGCGTGACGAGCTCGTCCCGGTGAACACCCGCTGGAAGGTCGCCGAGGTGCTGGACGCAGCGTGGAACTACGCCGAGAAGTCGGGCCGCCGGATCTCCATCGAGTACGCGCTGATCAAGGACATCAACGACCAGGCGTGGCGCGCCGACCTGCTGGGCCGGCTGATCAAGAAGCACCGGGTGCACGTCAACCTGATCCCGCTGAACCCGACGCCGGGTTCGAAGTGGACGGCCTCCCGCCCGGAGGACGAGCGCGAGTTCGTCCGGGTCCTGCAGTCGCACGGGGTGCCGACCACGGTCCGGGACACCCGCGGCCAGGAGATCGACGGCGCCTGCGGCCAGCTGGCGGCGGCCGGCTGA
- a CDS encoding Lrp/AsnC family transcriptional regulator, whose protein sequence is MANRDRNASVPLDSASKAIIEQLQEDGRRPYAAIGKAVGLSEAAVRQRVQKLLDQGVMQIVAVTDPLTVGFTRQAMVGINVEGDIEAVADALAALDEVDYVVCTAGSFDLLAELVCEDDEHLLELINKRIRSLPGVRSTESFVYLKLRKQTYTWGTR, encoded by the coding sequence GTGGCCAACCGCGACCGGAACGCCAGCGTTCCACTCGACTCCGCCTCCAAGGCGATCATCGAGCAGCTGCAGGAGGACGGGCGGCGCCCGTACGCCGCCATCGGCAAGGCCGTGGGCCTGTCGGAGGCGGCCGTGCGCCAGCGCGTCCAGAAGCTGCTCGACCAAGGCGTGATGCAGATCGTCGCCGTCACCGACCCCCTCACTGTCGGCTTCACCCGGCAGGCCATGGTCGGGATCAACGTCGAGGGGGACATCGAAGCCGTCGCGGACGCGCTGGCCGCCCTCGACGAGGTCGACTACGTGGTCTGCACCGCCGGCTCGTTCGACCTGCTGGCCGAACTGGTCTGCGAGGACGACGAGCACCTGCTCGAACTGATCAACAAGCGCATCCGCTCGCTTCCCGGCGTGCGGAGCACCGAGAGCTTCGTTTATCTGAAGCTCCGGAAACAGACCTACACCTGGGGCACCCGATGA
- a CDS encoding gamma-aminobutyraldehyde dehydrogenase — translation MSDLRTLRNYINGEFVDAADGRTLEIVDPTTGEVYATSPLSGAADVDAAMASAAAAFPIWRDATPSTRQKLLLKIADAVEERADELVDAECRNTGKPRGLTRSEEIGPMADQIRFFAGAARLLEGKAAGEYMDGMTSIVRREPVGVCAQVAPWNYPMMMAVWKFAPAIAAGNTVVLKPSDTTPASTVLLAEIIGGILKDLELPAGIFNVICGDRESGRLMVEHRTPAMASITGSVRAGIQVAESASKDVKRVHLELGGKAPVVVFEDADIPEAVEGISVAGFFNAGQDCTAATRVLVHESIHDAFVEALAKAAAETKTGGVDDEDVLYGPLNNANQLKQVSGFIERLPAHAKVESGGHRVGEAGYFYAPTVVSGLNQDDEIIQNEVFGPVITVQKFSDEDQAVDYANGVEFALASSVWTKDHARAMRMSRRLDFGCVWINTHIPLVAEMPHGGFKKSGYGKDLSSYGFEDYTRVKHVMTAI, via the coding sequence GTGAGCGACCTTCGTACGCTGCGCAACTACATCAACGGTGAGTTCGTCGATGCGGCGGACGGCCGCACGCTGGAGATCGTCGACCCCACCACGGGCGAGGTCTACGCCACCTCCCCGCTGTCCGGTGCGGCCGACGTGGACGCCGCGATGGCCTCCGCCGCCGCGGCCTTCCCGATCTGGCGCGACGCCACCCCGAGCACCCGGCAGAAGCTGCTGCTGAAGATCGCCGACGCGGTCGAGGAGCGCGCCGACGAGCTGGTGGACGCCGAGTGTCGCAACACCGGCAAGCCCCGCGGGCTGACCAGGTCCGAGGAGATCGGCCCGATGGCCGACCAGATCCGCTTCTTCGCCGGTGCCGCCCGCCTGCTGGAGGGCAAGGCCGCGGGCGAGTACATGGACGGCATGACCTCGATCGTGCGCCGCGAGCCGGTCGGCGTCTGCGCCCAGGTCGCGCCGTGGAACTACCCGATGATGATGGCCGTGTGGAAGTTCGCGCCGGCCATCGCCGCGGGCAACACCGTGGTGCTGAAGCCCTCCGACACCACGCCGGCCTCCACCGTGCTGCTCGCCGAGATCATCGGCGGCATCCTGAAGGACCTGGAGCTCCCCGCCGGGATCTTCAACGTGATCTGCGGCGACCGCGAGTCCGGCCGTCTGATGGTCGAGCACCGCACCCCGGCGATGGCCTCCATCACCGGCTCCGTCCGCGCCGGCATCCAGGTCGCCGAGTCGGCCTCCAAGGACGTCAAGCGCGTCCACCTGGAGCTGGGCGGCAAGGCCCCGGTCGTGGTCTTCGAGGACGCCGACATCCCGGAGGCCGTCGAGGGCATCTCGGTCGCGGGCTTCTTCAACGCCGGCCAGGACTGCACCGCCGCCACCCGCGTGCTGGTGCACGAGTCCATCCACGACGCCTTCGTGGAGGCCCTCGCCAAGGCCGCCGCCGAGACCAAGACCGGCGGCGTCGACGACGAGGACGTGCTCTACGGCCCGCTGAACAACGCCAACCAGCTGAAGCAGGTGTCCGGCTTCATCGAGCGGCTGCCCGCCCACGCCAAGGTCGAGTCCGGCGGCCACCGGGTCGGCGAGGCCGGCTACTTCTACGCCCCGACCGTGGTCTCCGGCCTGAACCAGGACGACGAGATCATCCAGAACGAGGTCTTCGGCCCGGTCATCACCGTGCAGAAGTTCTCCGACGAGGACCAGGCCGTCGACTACGCCAACGGGGTGGAGTTCGCGCTGGCCTCCTCGGTCTGGACGAAGGACCACGCCCGCGCCATGCGGATGTCGCGCCGGCTGGACTTCGGCTGCGTGTGGATCAACACCCACATCCCGCTGGTCGCCGAGATGCCGCACGGCGGCTTCAAGAAGTCCGGTTACGGCAAGGACCTCTCCTCCTACGGCTTCGAGGACTACACCCGCGTCAAGCACGTCATGACCGCGATCTAG